From Limnothrix sp. FACHB-406, the proteins below share one genomic window:
- a CDS encoding DUF1815 family protein — translation MFLRLAEQHRQFVRDLVMSLQALANVLERRGYLASCYTCGDRMNSASFMVSLGDNHLIRFLVSDYGITWTEMRDDRELMKIEGAEAIGQLQELAKLLKVSENSPLADRSVPQSPVMGTTAPNASTQMLVG, via the coding sequence GTGTTTCTCAGACTTGCCGAGCAACATCGCCAGTTTGTCAGGGATCTCGTCATGAGCCTGCAGGCCTTGGCCAATGTTCTAGAACGCCGGGGCTATTTGGCCTCGTGCTATACCTGTGGCGATCGCATGAACAGCGCATCGTTTATGGTTAGTCTCGGCGATAATCACCTGATCCGGTTCCTGGTATCCGACTATGGAATTACCTGGACGGAGATGCGCGATGATCGCGAACTCATGAAAATTGAAGGGGCTGAGGCGATCGGGCAGCTCCAGGAACTGGCCAAACTGCTGAAGGTTTCTGAAAATTCCCCATTAGCCGATCGTTCCGTTCCCCAATCCCCCGTCATGGGCACAACGGCTCCAAACGCTTCAACCCAGATGTTGGTGGGCTAA
- a CDS encoding DUF2839 domain-containing protein — MGESKRRKSLLGDDYGKAQETILPNVPITKQQADRFVKITSRGAWIGIGTLLAAWLTIRFVGPAFGWWQVN; from the coding sequence ATGGGTGAATCCAAACGCCGCAAATCCCTCCTTGGGGACGACTACGGCAAGGCTCAAGAAACGATTTTGCCCAACGTGCCAATTACCAAACAGCAAGCCGATCGGTTCGTGAAGATCACCAGTCGCGGGGCTTGGATTGGGATCGGCACGCTGTTGGCCGCTTGGCTCACCATTCGATTTGTGGGGCCGGCCTTTGGCTGGTGGCAGGTTAACTAA
- a CDS encoding ATP-dependent DNA helicase, with amino-acid sequence MLEVEVHQQLRAFLRACGDRPWLHHLTLARLVARVLRSGRSSLIQGGTAVAAGRHRLSYLAPALLCEQAVVLVVPPAVQQRLLEVDLARLRLWLAQSDLPLPPVHCLVDQPPEAAQALAATLRADQPGLWILSPSQWLADRLELSGQRSRLAGLPTLIDGADDLERWTQETLRLDISPADWHRWRLACPDRAQVIHDLEVAIAHGLLQHPPNPYGAWLLDEPEAAALLQTLRLLAVQLPPLWRTLLHRAGDQQWPILAQPDRQTGQFHLQCQPIDVAEILRPLWQAQPIALIGSFLDLEVEAPLYQARLGLDNGDEQRLTCLKFTPDRQQEAIGFYLPEQLPLPNTPQFQAALIQQLYALLAWQGPTGFTVVLVGDVPLKGRLAAQLAAEFGSRVQLERTAPDDNGILVTGWDFWRNHSDRLPAPHLLVIAALPIPSLEDPLVAARVSAYKRQRRDWFRWYLLPSALSDLQRSIAPLRERSTPDPNAPPLLALLDTRVVRRSYGSQVLAALDPVERMNDLEPRWL; translated from the coding sequence ATGCTGGAAGTTGAAGTCCACCAACAGTTACGCGCATTTTTGCGGGCCTGTGGCGATCGCCCCTGGCTGCATCACCTAACCCTGGCGCGGTTGGTGGCGCGGGTCTTGCGATCGGGCCGCAGTTCCCTGATCCAAGGGGGCACGGCCGTGGCCGCCGGCCGCCATCGCCTCAGCTATCTGGCTCCGGCCCTGCTCTGCGAGCAGGCGGTGGTGTTGGTGGTTCCCCCGGCGGTGCAACAGCGGCTTTTAGAAGTGGACTTGGCTCGGTTGCGGTTGTGGCTGGCCCAGAGCGATCTCCCCTTGCCTCCGGTGCATTGCCTGGTTGATCAGCCCCCGGAAGCCGCGCAGGCCCTGGCGGCCACCTTGCGGGCCGATCAACCGGGTCTCTGGATTTTGTCCCCCAGTCAATGGCTGGCCGATCGCCTGGAACTGTCGGGCCAGCGATCGCGCTTGGCCGGCCTGCCCACCCTGATTGATGGGGCCGATGATCTGGAGCGCTGGACGCAAGAAACCCTGCGACTGGACATTAGCCCGGCCGATTGGCATCGGTGGCGTTTGGCCTGTCCCGATCGCGCCCAGGTCATCCATGACTTGGAAGTGGCGATCGCCCATGGACTGCTGCAACATCCCCCCAATCCCTACGGCGCTTGGCTGTTGGATGAGCCGGAAGCGGCGGCCTTGCTGCAAACATTGCGATTATTAGCGGTTCAACTGCCGCCCCTGTGGCGAACGCTGCTGCACCGGGCCGGAGACCAGCAATGGCCGATCCTGGCCCAGCCCGATCGCCAAACGGGGCAATTTCACCTGCAATGCCAACCGATCGACGTGGCCGAAATCTTGCGCCCTCTCTGGCAAGCCCAGCCGATCGCCCTGATTGGCAGCTTCCTGGATTTGGAAGTGGAAGCTCCCTTATATCAAGCGCGGTTGGGGCTGGACAACGGCGATGAGCAGCGGCTGACCTGCTTGAAATTCACGCCCGATCGACAGCAAGAGGCGATCGGGTTCTATTTACCCGAGCAGTTGCCCCTCCCCAACACCCCGCAATTTCAGGCGGCCCTGATTCAGCAGCTCTATGCCCTGTTGGCTTGGCAAGGGCCCACCGGCTTCACCGTGGTGTTGGTGGGGGATGTGCCCCTCAAGGGCCGGCTGGCGGCTCAACTGGCGGCGGAATTTGGCTCCCGCGTCCAACTGGAACGCACCGCCCCCGATGACAACGGCATTTTGGTCACCGGGTGGGACTTTTGGCGCAACCACAGCGATCGGCTGCCCGCTCCCCACCTGCTGGTGATTGCGGCTTTGCCCATTCCCTCCCTCGAAGATCCCCTGGTGGCCGCCCGGGTCAGCGCCTACAAGCGCCAGCGTCGGGACTGGTTTCGCTGGTATCTGTTGCCCTCGGCCCTTAGCGATCTACAACGGTCGATCGCCCCATTGCGGGAGCGATCGACCCCTGATCCCAATGCGCCCCCGCTGTTGGCCCTGCTGGACACTCGGGTGGTGCGCCGCAGCTATGGCTCCCAGGTGCTGGCGGCCTTGGATCCCGTGGAGCGGATGAACGACCTCGAACCCCGTTGGCTTTAA
- the psb27 gene encoding photosystem II protein Psb27, producing MKRFLSGLLALVMVVSIGLTGCAAGDSANGISGNYQADTLALVGSLRNAITMADSDPAKRAAQADARAKINSYASHYRRDTRVAGLNSYTTMRTALNSLAAHYSAYPNRPVPEKLQKRLETEFRQVEAALNRGA from the coding sequence ATGAAGCGATTTCTCTCTGGGCTACTGGCGCTGGTGATGGTGGTGTCGATCGGCCTAACGGGCTGTGCGGCGGGTGACTCGGCCAACGGCATCAGCGGCAACTACCAAGCTGATACCCTCGCCTTGGTCGGCAGCCTGCGGAATGCCATCACCATGGCCGATAGCGATCCCGCAAAACGAGCAGCCCAAGCCGATGCTCGCGCCAAAATCAATTCCTATGCTTCCCACTACCGCCGGGATACCCGCGTGGCTGGGCTAAATTCCTACACCACCATGCGCACGGCTTTGAATTCGCTGGCGGCCCACTATTCGGCCTATCCCAACCGCCCCGTGCCTGAAAAGTTACAAAAGCGTTTGGAAACTGAGTTCCGGCAAGTGGAAGCGGCCCTGAATCGAGGCGCTTAG
- the bioB gene encoding biotin synthase BioB: MVQALPSSVRSATPWQPSAVSEGLTGAVLGQWLDQLADRVIAGEAIDRATALILTQIDDQADILALCAAADRVRQARCGNVVDLCSIGNVKSGSCSENCSFCAQSAHHPGQESPIYGLRTPEEILAQAKAAEAAGAKRFCLVSQGRGPKYGGRQESEFEQILETVRQIIAETNIKPCCALGEVNADQAQALKEAGVTRYNHNLEASEAFFPNVATTHSWQDRVATIKTLKAAGIQACTGGILGMGETWADRVDLALALRDLEVESIPLNLLNPRAGTPMGDRPKLDPYEAAKAIAIFRMILPDRILRYAGGREVVMGELQALGLKAGLNAMLIGHYLTTMGQPPEKDHEMLAELGLVGGEAPVVGATAATI, encoded by the coding sequence GTGGTTCAAGCGCTTCCGTCTTCGGTTCGATCGGCCACCCCTTGGCAGCCGTCTGCTGTGTCTGAGGGTCTCACGGGTGCGGTGCTCGGCCAGTGGTTAGATCAATTAGCCGATCGAGTCATTGCAGGCGAGGCGATCGATCGAGCCACGGCCCTGATCCTGACCCAAATTGATGATCAGGCAGATATTTTGGCCCTTTGTGCCGCCGCCGATCGCGTGCGCCAAGCCCGCTGCGGCAACGTGGTTGATCTGTGCAGCATCGGCAACGTGAAATCCGGTTCCTGCTCGGAAAATTGCTCCTTCTGTGCCCAGTCGGCTCATCACCCCGGTCAGGAGTCCCCGATCTATGGTTTGCGGACTCCCGAGGAAATTTTGGCCCAAGCCAAGGCCGCCGAAGCCGCCGGAGCCAAGCGCTTTTGTCTGGTGAGCCAAGGGCGCGGCCCCAAGTATGGCGGTCGCCAGGAAAGCGAATTTGAACAAATTCTGGAAACGGTGCGGCAAATTATTGCGGAAACCAACATCAAGCCCTGCTGCGCCTTGGGCGAAGTGAATGCGGATCAGGCCCAAGCCCTCAAGGAAGCGGGTGTGACGCGCTATAACCACAACCTGGAAGCGTCGGAGGCCTTTTTCCCGAACGTGGCCACCACCCATAGCTGGCAAGACCGCGTTGCCACCATCAAAACCCTGAAAGCGGCGGGCATCCAAGCCTGCACCGGGGGCATTTTGGGCATGGGCGAAACCTGGGCAGACCGGGTGGATTTGGCCCTGGCGCTGCGGGATTTGGAGGTGGAATCAATTCCGCTGAACCTGCTGAACCCCCGAGCTGGCACGCCCATGGGCGATCGCCCCAAGCTGGATCCCTACGAAGCGGCCAAGGCGATCGCCATTTTCCGGATGATTTTGCCCGATCGCATCCTGCGCTATGCGGGTGGCCGAGAAGTGGTGATGGGTGAGCTGCAAGCCCTGGGTCTGAAAGCCGGGTTGAACGCCATGCTGATTGGCCATTACCTGACCACCATGGGCCAACCCCCCGAGAAGGATCATGAAATGTTGGCGGAATTGGGCCTGGTGGGTGGCGAAGCGCCCGTCGTTGGCGCAACGGCCGCAACGATTTAA
- a CDS encoding biotin transporter BioY, translated as MRLETLLWAAIGVLLSIAASFVEVFVPTAPWDWLQEGVRVVSLGTRYQVAALLLVACLGGGTAAALSQIAYLLLGLAGLPIFEGGGGWQYIQEPSFGYLLGFVPAGWLCGRWAFLGPPKVEQLAIGCAIGLVVLHGVGLLYAMALRANEFEAIATTYSQAVLPGQLVAACAAATIASVFRHLVFY; from the coding sequence ATGCGCCTAGAAACCTTGCTGTGGGCGGCCATCGGGGTCTTACTCTCGATCGCCGCCTCCTTTGTGGAAGTCTTCGTGCCCACGGCTCCTTGGGATTGGCTCCAAGAGGGGGTGCGGGTGGTGTCTTTGGGCACGCGCTACCAAGTGGCGGCATTGCTGCTGGTGGCCTGCTTGGGTGGGGGCACGGCGGCGGCCCTCTCGCAAATTGCCTACCTGCTGTTGGGGTTGGCGGGGTTGCCCATCTTTGAAGGGGGCGGCGGTTGGCAATATATCCAAGAACCCAGCTTTGGCTATCTCTTGGGCTTTGTGCCGGCCGGTTGGCTCTGCGGGCGCTGGGCCTTTTTGGGGCCGCCCAAGGTGGAGCAGTTGGCGATCGGCTGTGCGATCGGGTTGGTGGTGCTCCATGGGGTGGGGCTGTTGTATGCCATGGCCCTGCGAGCCAACGAATTTGAGGCGATCGCCACCACCTACTCCCAAGCGGTTTTGCCGGGGCAACTGGTGGCCGCCTGTGCCGCCGCCACGATCGCTTCAGTTTTTCGACATCTCGTGTTCTACTGA
- the lspA gene encoding signal peptidase II yields the protein MVSKNGWFWVVAVASVGVDRITKAWVASTFALTIPPQTIPLIPGWFHFTYVVNSGAAFSLFQGSGWLRWLSLAVSAALMALALGSPRMNRWEQWGYGFVLGGALGNGIDRFALGHVIDFLDFRLIRFPVFNLADVSINVGIICLLIAMLQRPDRPNTAD from the coding sequence CTGGTCTCCAAGAATGGCTGGTTTTGGGTGGTGGCCGTTGCCAGCGTCGGGGTCGATCGCATCACCAAAGCCTGGGTCGCCAGCACCTTCGCCCTCACGATTCCGCCCCAGACCATCCCGCTGATCCCCGGTTGGTTTCACTTCACCTACGTGGTCAACTCCGGCGCGGCCTTCAGCCTGTTCCAGGGCAGCGGCTGGCTGCGGTGGCTCTCGTTGGCGGTCAGTGCGGCCCTGATGGCCCTGGCCCTGGGCAGCCCGCGCATGAACCGCTGGGAACAGTGGGGCTATGGGTTCGTGCTGGGGGGCGCATTGGGCAACGGAATCGATCGCTTTGCCCTGGGCCATGTGATTGATTTTCTGGATTTCCGGCTGATTCGGTTCCCGGTGTTTAACCTGGCGGATGTGTCGATTAATGTGGGCATCATTTGTCTGTTGATTGCCATGTTGCAACGACCCGATCGCCCCAACACCGCCGACTAA
- a CDS encoding thioredoxin domain-containing protein, translating to MLKAFQTLQTLFQTFFQTLAHWLFRASSLRFWAGAGALALSTTVFLVACQPIALSAGGNVDADFEAKVLDVIRKNPQVILESVADYNQQQSQKQRELRQNFARDAKSDPKKVIGNSPTLGKGRVLLVEFSDFQCPYCGRALAPLKQFMEDYQDRVILTFKHFPLTSIHPQAVPAAQAAWAAQQQGKFWEYHDELFANQSRLADGLYGELAKKLGLDLNRFERDRNSEAAKKAVTADAELAESLGLEGTPTFLMAGEPVQGAPSPEAFKAAFERASK from the coding sequence ATGCTCAAGGCATTCCAGACCCTCCAAACCCTTTTTCAAACCTTCTTTCAAACCCTGGCCCATTGGTTGTTTCGGGCATCCTCCCTGCGCTTTTGGGCCGGAGCCGGAGCCTTAGCCCTGTCCACCACCGTCTTCTTGGTGGCTTGCCAGCCGATCGCCCTGTCCGCTGGGGGCAATGTGGATGCGGACTTTGAAGCCAAAGTGCTGGACGTGATCCGCAAAAATCCGCAAGTGATTTTGGAATCTGTGGCGGACTATAACCAACAGCAGTCCCAAAAGCAGCGGGAATTGCGGCAAAACTTCGCCCGCGATGCCAAATCTGACCCGAAAAAGGTGATTGGCAATTCTCCCACCCTTGGCAAGGGACGGGTGCTGTTGGTGGAGTTTTCCGATTTTCAATGTCCCTACTGCGGTCGGGCCTTGGCTCCCCTGAAGCAGTTCATGGAGGACTATCAAGATCGGGTGATTCTGACCTTTAAGCATTTCCCCCTCACCAGCATCCATCCCCAGGCGGTTCCCGCTGCCCAGGCCGCTTGGGCTGCCCAGCAACAGGGTAAGTTCTGGGAATATCACGATGAACTGTTTGCCAACCAATCGCGCTTGGCCGATGGCTTGTATGGGGAATTGGCTAAGAAGTTGGGATTGGATTTGAACCGATTTGAGCGCGATCGCAACAGCGAGGCGGCCAAAAAAGCCGTGACCGCCGATGCTGAGTTGGCAGAAAGCTTGGGTTTGGAAGGCACTCCCACCTTTTTGATGGCCGGTGAACCGGTGCAGGGTGCGCCCAGTCCTGAGGCGTTCAAGGCCGCCTTTGAGCGGGCCAGCAAGTAA
- a CDS encoding N-acetylmuramoyl-L-alanine amidase, with the protein MRPWELGGASQLMVGAIAPLLWAGVAIAQPAPSSSELRLVYPPEGHQTSSDRIFFLGTAPPTGSVTINGQGVNRSAFGHFAPSFPLQLGPNRFEIRWGDRTEIRTITRISNQPLLSTPLATLEPMADWGWPIGEPICLRVTGRPNLTIDARVAERTFPMLPRPSAGSPLPNSSVLTGSDPPPPSLTTYEGCFTPDRPDDWGQVRFYIDGEMPMTPRGRITIWPRDRRDRARVTVPWGVARTGPSTDHSRLTPLPQGSQATITGRQGDWLRLGYGAWIQASEVAIEPSSTPLQAVVQGIRAQNQGTAVEVQLPLSEPVPVEVRQENQDLVLTLHQAIAQTDTVFLQRNPAISQLTWQVLPGNRLEYRARLATAQAWGWTLRYEGNTLIWRIKHPPVRSGRSPLSGITILLDPGHGGREPGAINAAGIPEKTPNLQTSLKLQAALERRGARVVLTRSTDQDLPIPDRLAQIAELEPTIALSVHYNALPDDGNAETTQGIGMFWYHAQAQDLAQFLHDELTRRLDRPSYGVFWGNLALARPTIAPSVLMELGFMSHPTESEWITNPAEQDRLAEAIAASLETWFDRLAPN; encoded by the coding sequence ATGAGACCGTGGGAACTGGGGGGCGCTTCCCAACTGATGGTGGGGGCGATCGCGCCGTTGCTATGGGCGGGGGTGGCGATCGCCCAGCCGGCCCCCAGTTCCTCGGAATTACGGTTGGTTTATCCGCCGGAGGGTCATCAAACCTCGAGCGATCGCATCTTTTTTCTAGGCACTGCGCCACCCACCGGTTCGGTCACGATCAATGGCCAAGGGGTGAATCGCAGTGCCTTTGGGCATTTTGCCCCCAGTTTTCCGCTGCAACTGGGCCCCAACCGATTTGAAATCCGCTGGGGCGATCGCACGGAAATTCGCACGATCACCCGCATTTCCAATCAGCCGTTGTTGAGCACACCCCTGGCCACCCTGGAGCCGATGGCCGATTGGGGCTGGCCGATCGGGGAGCCAATTTGCCTGCGGGTGACGGGGCGGCCCAACTTGACCATTGATGCGCGGGTGGCGGAACGGACGTTTCCGATGTTGCCCCGCCCATCCGCTGGATCGCCGTTACCCAATTCTTCGGTACTGACGGGCAGCGATCCCCCGCCACCATCGTTGACCACCTATGAGGGCTGCTTCACGCCCGATCGCCCCGATGATTGGGGTCAGGTGCGGTTTTACATCGATGGCGAAATGCCCATGACCCCTCGCGGTCGAATCACCATTTGGCCGCGCGATCGACGCGATCGGGCCCGGGTGACGGTTCCTTGGGGCGTGGCGCGCACGGGCCCCAGCACTGACCACAGCCGCCTCACCCCCTTGCCCCAAGGCAGCCAAGCCACCATCACCGGCCGCCAGGGCGATTGGTTGCGCCTTGGCTATGGGGCTTGGATCCAGGCCAGTGAAGTGGCGATCGAACCCAGCTCCACTCCCCTGCAAGCGGTGGTGCAAGGGATTCGGGCCCAAAATCAGGGAACGGCCGTGGAAGTGCAGTTGCCCCTGAGCGAGCCGGTGCCCGTGGAAGTGCGCCAAGAGAATCAAGACTTGGTGCTGACGCTGCATCAGGCGATCGCCCAAACCGATACCGTCTTTTTGCAACGCAACCCGGCCATCAGTCAGCTTACTTGGCAGGTGTTGCCGGGAAATCGTCTGGAATATCGGGCCCGGCTCGCCACCGCCCAGGCTTGGGGCTGGACTCTGCGCTACGAAGGGAACACCTTGATCTGGCGAATTAAGCATCCGCCCGTGCGATCGGGGCGATCGCCCCTTTCGGGGATCACGATTTTGCTGGATCCGGGCCATGGGGGCCGGGAGCCGGGCGCGATTAATGCGGCCGGCATCCCCGAAAAGACTCCCAACTTGCAAACCAGCCTGAAACTGCAAGCGGCCTTGGAGCGACGCGGGGCGCGGGTGGTACTGACTCGATCGACCGATCAAGATTTGCCCATTCCCGATCGCCTGGCCCAAATTGCCGAACTGGAACCGACGATCGCCCTCTCGGTGCACTACAACGCCTTGCCCGACGATGGCAACGCCGAAACCACCCAAGGGATCGGCATGTTTTGGTATCACGCCCAAGCCCAGGACTTGGCGCAGTTTTTGCATGACGAGCTGACCCGCCGACTTGATCGCCCGTCCTATGGTGTGTTTTGGGGCAACCTGGCCCTGGCTCGCCCCACGATCGCCCCCTCCGTGTTGATGGAACTGGGCTTTATGAGCCACCCCACCGAATCCGAGTGGATTACCAATCCAGCCGAGCAGGATCGGTTGGCAGAGGCGATCGCCGCGAGCTTAGAAACCTGGTTCGATCGCCTCGCACCGAACTGA
- a CDS encoding TetR/AcrR family transcriptional regulator: MTAARQVFLEQGVKASTVEIARRAGISEASVFKRFPTKQALFFAAMGVTETPDWVKRLSDRQPTANIKAELTEICGEMLAFYQEGLPRVFMMMAQKKMPHPPHSPNSLPPPARDSYMLAAFLERAVARGWLRTIDSMALAHLLVGSIINYVIAHELPPMAQSLPQMPPLAQGPKIRPEPQPLEVKPNSRIEPSQFVASLIDILWAGITPESPPTS, encoded by the coding sequence TTGACTGCCGCTCGTCAGGTGTTTTTGGAGCAAGGCGTGAAGGCTTCAACGGTGGAAATTGCCCGACGCGCTGGCATTTCGGAAGCCTCGGTGTTTAAACGGTTTCCTACCAAGCAAGCCCTGTTTTTTGCCGCCATGGGGGTGACTGAAACGCCCGACTGGGTGAAGCGCTTGTCCGATCGCCAGCCCACCGCCAACATCAAAGCCGAGTTGACGGAAATCTGTGGCGAAATGTTGGCGTTCTATCAAGAAGGCTTGCCACGGGTGTTCATGATGATGGCGCAAAAAAAAATGCCTCATCCGCCCCACTCCCCCAACTCACTACCGCCCCCGGCACGCGATAGCTACATGCTGGCGGCGTTTTTGGAGCGGGCCGTGGCGAGGGGCTGGTTGCGGACGATCGACTCGATGGCGCTGGCTCACCTGCTCGTGGGCAGCATCATCAACTATGTCATTGCCCATGAACTACCCCCGATGGCTCAGTCGCTGCCACAGATGCCACCCCTTGCACAAGGGCCCAAAATCCGACCAGAACCCCAACCACTCGAGGTGAAGCCAAACAGCCGGATTGAACCATCGCAGTTTGTGGCCAGTCTAATTGACATCCTGTGGGCGGGCATCACACCAGAGAGCCCACCAACGAGCTAA
- a CDS encoding efflux RND transporter periplasmic adaptor subunit, whose product MSNVLSNLRSRLVRLSGAANLLGNQPTATPQPTDRGRWLKWGLPLVPLLLFGGGNVAAQLTGGARSTTVMLTQPVRRQTVTVTIAANGTIAAERSINLGPKTAGIVKALLVKEGDRVRQGQVIAFMDDADLQGQLMQRQGQLAQQQANLARLLAGNRPQDIAQAEAQLAERQAQLQMLRSGNRPQEIAQAVARSQQAQATLKQRESDYQRYQELFQDGAISAQTLDQKRTDYEVAQRQAIEAAQALALQQAGNRQEDIAQAIARVRQQQQAVALLKAGSRVEDIAQAKAQVQSARGDLRSIQTQLQDTKITAPFDGIVIKKYADVGSFVSPSVAGGSESASSSSILILASDRQEVVVNLAEAQIRNIRLNQPVSIQVDAFPGQKFRGRVARIAPKATVSQNVTSFEVYIAIDDARSNQLKAGMNVEAEFEIGQLASALLVPNAAVVRRAEGEGVYILGADRNPVFRKIETGLTVEGSTEVKTGLQGNEQVLVSPPSNLDSGSKGFSILPKAPPPP is encoded by the coding sequence GTGTCCAACGTTTTATCCAATCTCCGTTCTAGACTTGTTCGGCTGTCCGGCGCTGCCAACCTCCTTGGCAACCAGCCCACCGCCACGCCTCAGCCCACTGATCGCGGGCGCTGGCTCAAGTGGGGGCTGCCGCTTGTGCCGCTGCTGCTGTTTGGTGGGGGAAATGTGGCGGCTCAACTGACGGGGGGTGCGCGCTCAACCACAGTGATGTTGACGCAGCCGGTGCGCCGCCAAACCGTGACCGTGACGATCGCCGCCAATGGGACGATCGCGGCGGAGCGATCGATTAACCTCGGCCCCAAAACGGCAGGCATTGTCAAAGCGCTGCTGGTGAAGGAGGGCGATCGGGTGCGTCAGGGCCAAGTGATCGCTTTCATGGACGATGCGGATTTACAAGGCCAGCTCATGCAGCGCCAGGGTCAGCTCGCCCAGCAGCAAGCGAACTTGGCGCGGTTATTGGCGGGCAATCGCCCCCAAGACATTGCCCAAGCGGAGGCCCAACTGGCAGAGCGTCAGGCCCAGCTACAAATGTTGCGATCGGGGAATCGCCCCCAGGAAATTGCCCAGGCGGTGGCGCGATCGCAGCAAGCCCAAGCCACCCTCAAGCAGCGCGAGTCCGACTACCAGCGCTATCAGGAACTCTTTCAGGATGGGGCGATTTCGGCTCAGACCCTCGACCAAAAACGCACGGACTATGAGGTGGCGCAACGACAGGCGATCGAGGCGGCCCAAGCCCTGGCACTCCAGCAGGCCGGCAATCGCCAAGAGGACATCGCCCAAGCGATCGCCCGCGTGCGTCAACAGCAACAAGCCGTTGCGCTGCTCAAAGCGGGCAGCCGTGTGGAAGATATTGCCCAAGCCAAGGCCCAAGTGCAGTCGGCGCGCGGCGATTTGCGATCGATTCAAACCCAACTGCAAGACACCAAAATCACCGCTCCCTTTGATGGAATTGTGATTAAGAAATATGCCGACGTGGGTTCGTTCGTTAGCCCATCGGTCGCGGGCGGCAGCGAATCGGCCTCTTCTTCTTCAATTTTGATTTTGGCCAGCGATCGCCAAGAAGTGGTGGTGAATTTAGCGGAGGCGCAAATTCGGAATATTCGCCTCAATCAGCCTGTGAGTATTCAAGTCGATGCCTTTCCTGGTCAAAAATTTCGGGGTCGCGTTGCTCGAATTGCCCCGAAGGCAACGGTCTCGCAAAATGTGACGAGCTTTGAAGTTTACATTGCGATCGATGATGCCCGATCGAACCAGTTAAAAGCAGGCATGAATGTCGAAGCAGAATTTGAAATTGGGCAACTTGCCAGTGCTTTACTCGTGCCTAATGCGGCTGTGGTACGCCGAGCGGAGGGTGAAGGTGTCTATATTTTAGGAGCCGATCGTAACCCGGTTTTTCGCAAGATTGAAACGGGTTTGACAGTCGAAGGCTCCACCGAAGTGAAGACCGGGTTACAGGGCAATGAGCAAGTCTTAGTCAGCCCGCCCAGCAATTTGGATTCTGGCTCAAAAGGTTTCAGTATTCTGCCCAAAGCCCCACCGCCTCCCTAG